A region of Colletotrichum higginsianum IMI 349063 chromosome 10, whole genome shotgun sequence DNA encodes the following proteins:
- a CDS encoding Helicase associated domain-containing protein — MSSCRRTACGDLELFEASATIAIRGPESRPGHLTVPTTMDDLLNLELLSLVSKVTSELQNHLGVSDKTLAEFIIAQRVDAEDYDAFKKKLAAMGADFPPSLVESVDRLVLTMHPKMKGKAQKNGAGAGGSSEDQHHRSTAEKEQIFRGLSVPDKPVAYDNIGDGVDAIDDTLALLEGLEGKARKEKPDSRKRSRSPDDGREARRKHRGRSRSRERRKRDKYRSRSRSFDDYENGPSLKQRSKRRNYDNEDDDRFRRAPEPEVDDAPQLHKVYSGHVTGIKDFGAFVNLHGVRGKVDGLVHISRLVEGQRVNHPSDLLTKGQEVKVKVVNIEGNRVGLSMKEVDQETGLDLHPEVRISSGANLEALGGGGSRNNNMFDDTPMPPPQHQPRRQKKRMTSPERWEIRQLIASGVAKASDYPDLEEDYNATLRGDGELELEQEVDIEVREEEPPFLAGQTKQSLELSPIRVVKAPDGSMNRAAMSGTALAKERKELKQQEAEAAAAEDSKVDLSAQWNDPMADPDKRKFASDLRNAKSQMGQNKPDAVPEWKRAVAPKDQAFGKRTNMSIKDQRESLPVYAFRRKFLDAVREHQVMVVIGETGSGKTTQLTQYLAEDGFANHGVIGCTQPRRVAAMSVAKRVAEEVGTPLGEAVGYTIRFEDKTSPATKIKYMTDGMLQREILVDPDLRRYSVIMLDEAHERTISTDVLFALLKKTMKRRKDLKVIATSATLDADKFSSYFDGCPIFTIPGRTFPVEILYSREPESDYLDAALVTVMQIHLTEPPGDILLFLTGQEEIDTSCEILYERMKALGPNVPELIILPVYSALPNEMQSRIFDPAPPGCRKVVIATNIAETSITIDNIYFVVDPGFVKQNAYDPKLGMDSLVVTPISQAQANQRAGRAGRTGPGKCFRLYTEAAYQSEMLPTTIPEIQRQNLSHVILMLKAMGINDLLHFDFMDPPPINTMLTALEELYALSALDDEGLLTRLGRKMADFPMEPSLAKVLIISVDMKCSAEMLIIVAMLNLPNVFYRPKEKQSQADQKKAKFHDPHGDHLTLLNVYNSWKQSSYSSPWCFENFIQARSMKRAKDVHDQLVKIMERYRHPILSCGRNTQIVRQALCSGFFRNAARKDPQEGYKTLIEGTPVYLHPSSALFGKQAEWVIYHTLVLTTKEYMHCTTSIEPKWLVDAAPTFFKVAPTDRLSKRKKAERIQPLHNKYAGEDDWRLSAQRKGGRGGGGGGTWG; from the coding sequence ATGTCTAGTTGTCGTCGCACGGCATGCGGCGACCTAGAACTTTTTGAGGCCTCAGCGACCATCGCAATCCGAGGTCCTGAATCACGACCCGGACACCTCACTGTACCCACGACCATGGACGACCTCCTGAACCTCGAGCTTCTGTCGCTCGTATCAAAGGTTACGTCTGAGCTGCAGAACCATTTGGGCGTCTCCGACAAGACCCTCGCCGAGTTTATCATCGCCCagcgcgtcgacgccgaggactACGATGCCTTCAAGAAGAAACTCGCCGCCATGGGCGCCGACTTCCCGCCGAGTTTGGTCGAGAGCGTCGATCGTCTCGTATTGACCATGCACCCGAAGATGAAGGGCAAGGCGCAGAAgaacggcgccggcgccggcggcagcagcgaggaccaacaccaccgaagcaccgccgagaaggagcagATCTTCAGAGGTCTGTCTGTGCCGGATAAGCCGGTGGCATACGACAACATCGGAGACGGCGTGGATGCCATCGACGACACCCTGGCCTTGTTGGAAGGATTGGAGGGCAAGGCGCGGAAAGAAAAACCAGACTCGCGCAAGCGCAGTCGCAGTCCAGACGATGGTCGCGAAGCGCGGCGGAAACACAGAGGTCGGTCCAGGTCaagggaaagaaggaaaCGAGACAAATACCGGTCGCGGTCTCGATCGTTCGACGATTACGAAAACGGGCCTTCTTTGAAGCAGAGAAGCAAACGACGCAACTACGacaacgaggacgacgaccggTTCAGGAGGGCACCTGAacccgaggtcgacgacgccccgCAGCTGCACAAGGTTTATAGCGGACACGTTACTGGGATCAAAGATTTCGGAGCGTTTGTCAACCTACACGGTGTTCgcggcaaggtcgacggcTTGGTTCACATCTCGAGGCTGGTGGAAGGCCAACGGGTCAACCATCCCTCTGACCTGCTGACCAAAGGCCAggaggtcaaggtcaaggttGTCAACATTGAAGGAAACAGGGTAGGCCTTTCCATGAAAGAGGTCGACCAAGAGACCGGACTGGATCTCCACCCAGAAGTCAGGATATCGTCGGGAGCGAACCTGGAAGCGctgggtggcggcggcagtcgAAACAACAACATGTTTGACGAcacgccgatgccgccgccgcaacaCCAGCCTCGTCGACAAAAGAAGCGCATGACATCGCCGGAGAGATGGGAGATACGACAGTTGATCGCATCTGGTGTTGCAAAGGCATCCGACTACCCCGACCTGGAAGAAGACTATAATGCAACCCTcagaggcgacggcgagctggagctggaaCAGGAGGTCGACATCGAGGTCCGAGAGGAGGAGCCGCCGTTCTTGGCGGGTCAGACGAAGCAGTCACTCGAGCTGTCACCCATCCGCGTTGTCAAAGCGCCAGACGGCTCAATGAACCGAGCTGCCATGTCGGGCACTGCGCTCGCaaaggagagaaaggagCTCAAGCAGCAAGAGGCGGAagcagcggcggccgaaGACTCCAAGGTCGACCTCTCTGCGCAGTGGAACGACCCGATGGCGGACCCTGACAAGCGCAAGTTCGCCAGCGATCTACGGAATGCCAAGTCGCAGATGGGACAGAACAAGCCCGACGCCGTGCCGGAATGGAAGCGAGCGGTGGCGCCAAAGGACCAAGCATTCGGCAAGCGGACCAACATGAGCATCAAGGACCAGAGAGAATCCTTGCCCGTTTATGCGTTCCGACGCAAGTTCTTGGATGCCGTCAGGGAGCACCAGGTCATGGTCGTCATTGGAGAAACCGGCTCGGGCAAGACGACGCAACTGACGCAGTATCTCGCCGAAGACGGCTTCGCCAACCACGGAGTCATTGGCTGCACACAACCCCGACGCGTGGCCGCCATGTCCGTCGCGAAGCGTGTGGCCGAGGAAGTTGGCACCcccctcggcgaggccgtcggaTACACGATTCGTTTTGAGGACAAGACCAGCCCGGCGACCAAGATCAAGTATATGACGGACGGTATGCTGCAGCGTGAGATCCTGGTGGACCCGGACCTGAGGCGGTACTCGGTCATCATGCTTGACGAGGCCCACGAACGCACAATTTCTACGGATGTCTTGTTCGCGCTgctgaagaagacgatgaagcGCCGGAAGGACTTGAAGGTCATCGCCACATCAGCAACGCTGGATGCCGACAAGTTCTCGTCGTACTTTGACGGATGCCCCATCTTTACCATTCCCGGCCGAACGTTCCCTGTCGAGATCCTCTACTCCCGCGAACCGGAGTCCGACTATCTCGATGCCGCACTGGTCACTGTCATGCAGATTCACCTCACCGAGCCTCCTGGTGACATTCTGCTATTCTTGACAGGCCAGGAAGAAATTGACACGTCTTGCGAGATCCTGTATGAGCGGATGAAAGCTTTGGGGCCAAACGTCCCAGAGCTTATCATTCTACCGGTGTACTCGGCACTTCCTAACGAGATGCAGAGCCGCATCTTCGACCCTGCACCTCCTGGCTGCCGAAAGGTAGTCATTGCCACCAACATCGCCGAGACCTCCATCACCATCGACAACATCTATTTCGTCGTCGACCCTGGTTTCGTCAAGCAGAACGCCTACGACCCGAAGCTCGGCATGGACTCGCTTGTCGTGACCCCGATTTCACAGGCGCAGGCCAACCAACGTGCTGGTCGTGCGGGACGTACGGGGCCTGGAAAATGCTTCCGTCTCTATACCGAGGCTGCCTACCAGTCGGAAatgctgccgacgacgatccCTGAAATCCAGCGCCAGAACCTGTCCCACGTCATTCTCATGCTCAAAGCGATGGGCATCAACGACCTGCTGCACTTCGACTTCATGGACCCTCCGCCCATCAACACGATGCTCACGGCGTTGGAGGAGCTCTACGCCCTTAGCGCgcttgacgacgagggccttCTCACGCGTCTAgggaggaagatggcggaCTTCCCTATGGAGCCGTCACTGGCCAAGGTGCTTATCATCTCGGTAGACATGAAGTGCTCGGCCGAGATGCTCATCATCGTGGCGATGCTGAATCTGCCCAACGTGTTTTACCGGCCCAAGGAGAAGCAGTCACAGGCGGaccagaagaaggccaagttCCACGACCCGCACGGCGACCACCTGACGCTCCTCAACGTGTACAATTCGTGGAAGCAGAGCAGCTACTCGAGCCCGTGGTGTTTCGAAAACTTCATCCAGGCGCGGTCGATGAAGCGGGCCAAGGACGTACACGACCAACTCGTCAAGATCATGGAGCGGTACCGGCACCCGATCCTCAGCTGCGGGCGCAACACGCAAATCGTGCGGCAGGCGCTCTGTTCGGGCTTCTTCCGCAACGCGGCGCGCAAGGACCCGCAGGAGGGCTACAAGACACTCATCGAGGGCACGCCGGTGTACCTACACCCGAGCTCGGCGCTGTTCGGCAAGCAGGCCGAGTGGGTAATTTACCACACGCTCGTGCTGACGACCAAGGAATACATGCACTGCACGACAAGCATTGAGCCCAAGTGGCTCGTGGACGCGGCGCCGACCTTCTTCAAGGTGGCGCCGACGGACCGGCtgtcgaagaggaagaaggccgaaAGGATCCAGCCGCTGCACAACAAGTACGCGGGCGAGGATGACTGGAGGCTCAGCGCGCAGAGGAagggcgggcgcggcggcggcggcggcggtacgTGGGGTTAG
- a CDS encoding Inositol polyphosphate kinase yields MMGKKEIPARGDLVDYNHTVAGHAGTMCDADGELFIKPCTQAEIDFYNSANENHADFADLMPLFMGTLMLSDSAELSSIEDGVPGPVASAAAKEELTQSVTGQPSIAQESHQDKEKWVQNKSKRIKTDQAVVLENSGSGFTSPNFLDVKLGVRLWADDAPAEKKRRFDEITRKTTHGPLGFRIAGMKVWRGSTLKSELDHEDYKIYDKDYGRTYVNTENVVENFRRFIFNKTAGIDDDLARAVAQAFLRDLRNVEEVLSSNESRMYSASLLFVFEGDGDKLKDAIAQNNTAVDRVEAVEALVGSSEKPGRPALRVDSGIELIDEDRVTIDAAVNGGDDEDEDDDDDGPTLPKIYSLKLIDFAHAQWTPGQGPDENALKGVRSLIKIFEELVQ; encoded by the exons ATGATGGGCAAGAAGGAAATTCCTGCCCGCGGGGACCTAGTTGACTACAACCACACTGTTGCTGGCCA TGCAGGAACCATGtgcgacgccgacggcgagctgtTCATCAAGCCCTGCACGCAGGCAGAGATCGATTTCTACAACTCGGCCAACGAGAACCACGCCGACTTCGCCGACCTGATGCCCCTGTTCATGGGCACCTTGATGCTCAGCGACTCTGCCGAGCTTAGTTCCATCGAAGACGGCGTACCCGGCCCCGTCGCATCAGCCGCTgccaaggaggagctgaCCCAATCCGTCACGGGACAGCCCAGTATCGCGCAAGAGTCGCACCAGGATAAGGAGAAGTGGGTGCAGAACAAGTCGAAAAGAATCAAGACGGACCAGGCTGTCGTGCTCGAGAACTCGGGATCTGGCTTCACGTCGCCCAACTTTCTCGATGTCAAGCTGGGCGTGAGGCTTTGGGCCGATGACGCgcccgccgagaagaagcggaGGTTCGACGAAATCACGCGCAAGACGACACATGGCCCCCTGGGCTTCAGAATCGCCGGCATGAAGGTTTGGCGCGGTTCGACCCTGAAGTCGGAGCTCGACCACGAGGACTACAAGATCTACGACAAGGACTACGGTCGTACCTACGTAAACACAGAGAACGTCGTCGAGAACTTCCGTAGGTTCATCTTCAACAAGaccgccggcatcgacgacgattTGGCCCGTGCCGTGGCCCAAGCCTTCCTCCGTGACCTGCGCAACGTAGAAGAGGTCCTTTCTTCGAACGAAAGCAGGATGTACTCGGCCAGCCTCTTGTTCGTTttcgaaggcgacggcgacaaaCTGAAGGACGCCATCGCGCAGAACAACACGGCTGTCGATAGggtcgaggcggtcgaggccTTGGTTGGGTCGAGCGAGAAGCCCGGTAGACCTGCCCTTAGAGTGGATAGTGGTATCGAGCTGATCGATGAAGACCGCGTGACCATTGATGCTGCCGTCAacggaggcgacgacgaagacgaagacgacgacgacgatggcccGACACTTCCCAAGATCTATTCCCTGAAGCTCATCGACTTCGCTCACGCGCAGTGGACGCCCGGCCAAGGCCCTGACGAGAATGCGCTCAAGGGTGTACGGAGTCTGATCAAGATTTTCGAGGAGCTGGTGCAATGA